In Anaerostipes hadrus ATCC 29173 = JCM 17467, a single genomic region encodes these proteins:
- a CDS encoding ABC transporter ATP-binding protein, giving the protein MELIRLENVKKIYQTGEVITKAVDGIDFTVDQGEFALIIGASGAGKTTVLNILGGMDTATSGAVYIDGEDISKWNKKQLTGYRRDDIGFVFQFYNLVPNLTATENVELALQISKNPLKAEEVLKDVGLGHRLNNFPAQLSGGEQQRVSIARALAKNPKILLCDEPTGALDYQTGKSILKLLQDTCHKKGKTVVVITHNLAIAPMADRVIEMKNGKISNITINEHPQPVETIEW; this is encoded by the coding sequence ATGGAGTTGATTCGGTTAGAAAATGTAAAGAAAATATATCAGACAGGAGAGGTGATCACCAAAGCCGTAGATGGGATCGATTTTACGGTGGATCAGGGTGAGTTCGCCTTGATCATTGGCGCCAGTGGTGCAGGAAAAACTACCGTTTTGAACATTTTAGGAGGTATGGATACTGCGACCAGTGGCGCTGTTTATATTGATGGAGAAGATATCTCCAAATGGAATAAAAAACAACTGACAGGATATCGAAGAGATGACATAGGATTTGTATTTCAGTTTTACAATCTGGTGCCCAATCTTACTGCAACAGAGAATGTAGAATTGGCACTTCAGATCAGTAAGAATCCTCTGAAAGCAGAAGAAGTATTAAAAGATGTGGGACTTGGACACCGTCTGAATAATTTTCCTGCGCAGTTATCTGGTGGGGAACAGCAGAGAGTTTCTATTGCACGTGCATTGGCAAAGAATCCAAAGATCTTGCTCTGTGATGAGCCAACTGGTGCCCTGGATTATCAGACAGGAAAATCTATTTTAAAATTATTGCAGGATACCTGTCACAAGAAAGGAAAAACAGTGGTTGTGATCACACATAACCTTGCGATCGCACCGATGGCAGACCGTGTGATCGAGATGAAGAACGGAAAGATCAGCAACATTACGATAAACGAACACCCTCAGCCGGTGGAGACGATTGAATGGTAG
- a CDS encoding ABC transporter permease, whose translation MKKTALHKDIYRTITGTLPRFLSIFFIVVLGVAFYSGIRVTQKDMHITADHQFDGSRLMDVKVMGTLGISEENLTVLRKLKNVQSVEGGHSVDVIARKQGSDEEHAIKVMGKTDKLNQITIIDGKLPQASGECLVDEWYAQQNDLKTGDVLNLSSGNEDDLKDTLKDTTYKITGIGSSSEYLSRSRGSTGIGTGTLSGFIVVQPLEFSSDIYTEVYLTAKGAKQERAYSDAYKNKVKQLEEEIKDISKIENEKRLRSVQKEAEEKIDKKEKKFKKERKKAYKKLDQAEKKLKKSRQRIKDSKAKLAKSKKEISDGEQQIKNAKAQYQSGIRQIQNARKQLKTQKQTIRSKSKELKTQEAKLKTQEKNLQTKEQQIQGAMQAGMISQAEAKASLAQINAGKEQIKTARSKINVGKKQISRAKTKIAKAETTLDQKSSQLKKAKQTIKTNEAKLVSARKQITSGEKKIAKAESKLSSGEKKLKRSRKKAEKKFKEAEQKIADARQDVKDIKKGKWYVLNREKMQSYVEYGQEADRIAALGRVVPVIFFLVAALVSLTAMTRMVEEQRTQIGMMKALGYSGVHIAMKYVTYALAATLSGSILGAVIGEKLLPWIIINAYKMMYTGLGDVYTPLEIEYSVMAGGLAVGVVVLAVLSACYKELREKPAQLMRPVAPKEGKRILLERIPFIWKRLSFIWKATMRNLFRYKKRFFMTIFGIGGCMALLLLGFGIKDSISAISEKQYGEIITYDFSITHKDGISETKKEDLIQYAKKQEHMTDLIEVSESAVTIRANGKKQDATMIQPMSKKDLNGYISLQDRKSKTKYQLDDDGIILTEKAASLLGVKKGDSIKIQRSGDKQITAKISQITENYMQHKVYMTPKLYEKLYHKKAQTTGIYCIEKNISKKKMQENGKQILARDEASTLHFCADDEKTMSDMVNNLNIVVVVLIVSAGLLAFVVLYNLNNINISERRMELATIKVLGFYDGEVGAYVYRENILLTILGTIAGIILGIILHKYVIFTTEVDLIMFGRQIYVQSYIYSILLTIAFSILVNAFVYFQLKKIDMVESLKSTE comes from the coding sequence ATGAAGAAAACGGCATTACATAAAGATATATACAGAACGATCACAGGAACCCTTCCGAGATTTTTATCAATCTTTTTTATCGTTGTACTGGGCGTTGCATTCTATTCAGGAATCCGTGTGACACAAAAAGATATGCATATCACAGCAGACCACCAGTTTGATGGAAGTCGGCTGATGGATGTCAAAGTCATGGGAACACTTGGGATTTCAGAAGAGAATCTGACAGTCCTTCGGAAGTTAAAAAATGTGCAGTCGGTTGAAGGAGGACATTCTGTAGATGTGATCGCAAGGAAGCAGGGAAGTGACGAAGAACATGCGATCAAAGTTATGGGGAAGACTGATAAATTAAACCAGATAACGATCATAGATGGAAAACTTCCACAAGCATCGGGAGAATGTCTGGTAGATGAATGGTATGCCCAGCAAAATGATCTGAAAACAGGGGATGTTTTAAATTTATCTTCTGGAAATGAAGATGATCTTAAGGATACTCTGAAAGATACAACTTATAAGATCACAGGAATCGGAAGTTCATCAGAATATCTTTCAAGATCCAGAGGAAGCACTGGCATTGGAACGGGAACGTTGTCAGGCTTTATTGTGGTGCAACCATTAGAATTTTCCTCAGATATCTATACAGAAGTTTATCTGACTGCGAAGGGAGCGAAGCAAGAGAGAGCCTACAGTGATGCTTACAAAAACAAAGTAAAACAGCTGGAAGAAGAGATCAAAGATATTTCCAAAATAGAAAATGAGAAACGGTTAAGATCTGTTCAGAAAGAAGCCGAAGAGAAGATCGACAAGAAAGAAAAGAAATTCAAAAAAGAACGAAAAAAAGCATATAAGAAACTAGATCAGGCCGAGAAAAAGCTAAAGAAGTCCAGACAAAGGATCAAAGATTCCAAAGCAAAATTAGCGAAAAGCAAGAAAGAGATCTCTGATGGAGAGCAGCAGATCAAGAATGCAAAAGCTCAGTATCAGTCAGGAATCAGACAGATTCAGAATGCCAGAAAGCAGTTAAAGACACAGAAACAAACAATTCGGTCAAAAAGCAAAGAATTAAAAACACAGGAGGCAAAGCTAAAGACACAGGAGAAGAACTTACAGACAAAAGAACAGCAGATTCAGGGTGCCATGCAGGCTGGAATGATCTCACAGGCAGAAGCGAAAGCTTCCTTAGCACAGATTAATGCAGGAAAAGAACAGATCAAGACAGCAAGAAGCAAGATCAATGTAGGGAAAAAACAGATCAGCAGGGCAAAGACAAAGATTGCAAAGGCTGAAACAACCTTGGATCAAAAAAGCAGCCAGCTAAAGAAAGCAAAGCAAACGATTAAAACAAATGAAGCAAAATTAGTATCAGCAAGAAAACAGATCACCTCTGGAGAAAAAAAGATTGCAAAAGCAGAATCAAAACTTTCATCCGGGGAGAAAAAATTAAAGAGATCAAGAAAGAAAGCAGAAAAGAAATTCAAGGAAGCCGAGCAGAAGATTGCAGATGCCAGACAGGATGTTAAGGATATCAAGAAAGGGAAATGGTATGTCTTAAACCGTGAGAAGATGCAGTCTTATGTGGAATACGGACAGGAAGCAGACAGAATTGCAGCGTTAGGACGAGTGGTACCGGTCATCTTTTTCTTAGTTGCAGCACTGGTAAGCTTAACAGCGATGACACGTATGGTCGAAGAGCAGAGAACACAGATCGGTATGATGAAAGCATTGGGATACAGTGGAGTTCATATTGCAATGAAATATGTGACCTATGCCCTCGCAGCAACGCTTAGTGGAAGTATTCTAGGGGCAGTGATCGGTGAAAAACTGCTTCCATGGATCATCATTAACGCTTATAAAATGATGTATACAGGACTGGGAGATGTCTATACGCCATTAGAGATCGAATATTCTGTGATGGCAGGTGGACTGGCGGTTGGAGTTGTTGTTTTAGCAGTATTATCTGCATGTTATAAAGAATTAAGAGAAAAACCTGCACAGCTGATGCGTCCAGTTGCTCCAAAAGAAGGAAAAAGGATTTTGTTAGAACGGATTCCATTTATCTGGAAACGATTAAGTTTTATCTGGAAAGCAACGATGCGAAACCTCTTCCGCTACAAGAAGAGATTCTTTATGACGATCTTTGGAATCGGTGGATGTATGGCATTATTACTCTTAGGATTTGGAATCAAAGATTCGATTTCAGCAATCTCAGAAAAGCAGTATGGGGAGATCATTACTTATGATTTCTCGATCACACACAAAGACGGGATCAGCGAGACAAAGAAAGAAGATCTGATCCAGTATGCAAAGAAACAAGAACATATGACAGATTTGATAGAAGTAAGCGAATCTGCAGTGACGATCCGTGCTAATGGGAAAAAACAGGATGCAACGATGATCCAGCCAATGTCCAAAAAAGATCTGAATGGCTATATCAGCCTTCAGGATCGAAAGAGTAAAACAAAGTATCAGTTAGATGATGATGGGATCATCTTAACAGAAAAGGCAGCGTCCCTGCTTGGTGTGAAAAAAGGAGATTCGATCAAGATCCAACGGTCTGGAGATAAACAGATCACAGCAAAAATAAGTCAGATCACAGAAAATTACATGCAGCATAAAGTCTACATGACACCAAAACTTTATGAGAAACTGTATCATAAAAAAGCACAAACGACAGGTATATATTGTATTGAAAAGAATATATCTAAGAAAAAGATGCAGGAAAATGGAAAACAGATTCTTGCAAGAGATGAAGCCTCAACACTGCATTTTTGTGCCGACGATGAGAAGACAATGTCAGATATGGTCAATAACTTAAATATTGTGGTGGTTGTTCTGATCGTATCTGCAGGACTTCTTGCATTTGTGGTATTATATAACTTAAATAACATTAACATTTCCGAGCGTAGAATGGAACTTGCAACGATCAAAGTTCTTGGATTCTATGACGGTGAAGTCGGAGCGTATGTGTATCGAGAGAATATCCTTTTAACGATCCTTGGAACGATCGCAGGAATTATTTTAGGAATTATTTTACACAAATACGTAATCTTCACAACAGAAGTTGACTTGATCATGTTTGGAAGGCAGATTTATGTGCAAAGCTATATTTACAGTATTTTACTAACAATCGCTTTTTCGATTCTTGTAAATGCCTTCGTGTATTTCCAATTGAAGAAGATCGATATGGTTGAATCGTTAAAAAGCACAGAGTGA
- a CDS encoding N-acetylmuramoyl-L-alanine amidase family protein gives MKKIWKIMILCMILCFFCAGCSNDDEMISEDHPKPTTEKRTEIIKQKTTQKKNEVTVDQEQSKQQEDRIKIAIDAGHQKKQMSEKEAIGPGSDKTKPMVSSGTEGVVTKRTEYQVNLEVSLKLKSALIARGYDVYMIRETNDVSLSNKKRALMANESGSDILLRIHCNSADSQSANGALTMSPTLSNPYCRSIAADSQELSECVVSTLCRRTGAVNRGVTQTDEMTGINWSKIPVTIVEMGFMSNPEEDQKLSDNHYQSMLAEGIADGVDRYYERRGEKNEEK, from the coding sequence CCTTTGTTTTTTCTGTGCTGGATGCAGCAATGATGATGAAATGATCAGTGAAGATCATCCAAAACCAACAACAGAAAAAAGAACAGAGATTATCAAGCAAAAGACAACACAAAAAAAGAATGAAGTAACGGTTGATCAGGAACAATCAAAACAACAGGAAGATCGTATAAAGATTGCAATCGATGCAGGACACCAAAAGAAACAGATGAGTGAAAAAGAAGCGATCGGACCTGGTTCTGATAAGACAAAACCGATGGTATCCTCAGGAACCGAAGGTGTTGTCACAAAACGAACAGAATATCAGGTGAATTTGGAAGTTTCGTTAAAGCTAAAAAGTGCATTGATCGCGAGAGGATATGACGTATATATGATCCGTGAGACGAATGATGTGTCACTCAGCAATAAAAAGCGTGCTCTTATGGCAAATGAAAGTGGTTCAGATATTTTATTAAGGATTCATTGCAATAGTGCAGATTCTCAGTCTGCAAATGGGGCGTTGACAATGAGTCCGACATTATCGAATCCATATTGCAGATCGATCGCGGCAGATAGTCAGGAACTTTCAGAATGTGTGGTAAGTACATTATGCAGAAGGACCGGGGCAGTGAACCGCGGTGTAACGCAGACAGATGAGATGACAGGGATCAACTGGAGTAAGATTCCAGTGACGATCGTTGAGATGGGATTTATGTCAAACCCAGAGGAAGACCAGAAGTTATCGGACAATCATTATCAATCAATGCTTGCAGAAGGAATTGCAGATGGTGTTGACCGGTATTACGAGAGAAGAGGAGAAAAGAATGAAGAAAAATGA
- a CDS encoding alpha-amylase family glycosyl hydrolase → MKMNELMIYQVFPLRALTDGQPSHGILEMIDWIPHIKKLGMNAVYFSPVFSSSDHGYDTKDYQKIDERLGTNEDFKKMCDAMHEEGIQVILDGVFNHVGREFFAFEDVREKKWDSPYKDWFYINFDGNSCYDDGFWYEGWEGHFELVKLNLDNEQVRNYLLESVGIWIDKLGIDGLRLDVAYMLNRNFMKVLVDFVHSKKPEFLMIGEMLHGDYTQLVNPELLDSVTNYECYKGLYSSFNTHNMHEIGYSLNRQFGPEEWTLYKGLPLYNFVDNHDVERIASQLEDKEHLPLIYAMEFAMPGVPGVYYGSEWGMEGKKEQGSDDSLRPRIHKEDLVENELTNYIAQLAKVRAGSPALKYGDYLQLAIAPDVLVFQRRTNEDRIIFAMNCGDGEFTAHFDAQAGCGIDLITGDSVDFGGGLTIQGKTAMIIRTEEVSLP, encoded by the coding sequence ATGAAAATGAACGAATTAATGATTTATCAAGTGTTTCCACTAAGAGCATTAACAGATGGGCAGCCATCTCATGGAATTCTCGAGATGATAGACTGGATTCCACATATTAAAAAATTAGGAATGAATGCAGTATATTTTTCACCTGTATTTTCATCCAGTGATCATGGATATGATACAAAAGATTATCAGAAGATCGATGAGAGACTTGGAACCAATGAAGACTTTAAAAAGATGTGTGATGCCATGCATGAAGAAGGAATCCAGGTGATCTTAGACGGGGTATTTAATCATGTCGGAAGAGAGTTCTTTGCATTTGAAGATGTGAGAGAAAAGAAATGGGATTCTCCATATAAAGATTGGTTCTATATTAATTTTGATGGGAATAGCTGCTATGATGATGGATTCTGGTACGAAGGATGGGAAGGACATTTTGAACTGGTCAAATTAAATCTTGACAACGAACAGGTTAGAAATTATTTATTAGAATCTGTCGGAATATGGATCGATAAATTAGGGATTGATGGATTAAGACTGGATGTTGCTTATATGTTAAACCGCAATTTCATGAAAGTGTTGGTTGACTTTGTTCACAGCAAGAAACCAGAATTTTTGATGATCGGAGAAATGCTTCATGGTGATTACACACAGCTTGTGAATCCAGAGCTGTTGGATTCTGTGACAAATTATGAATGTTATAAAGGTTTGTATTCAAGTTTCAATACACACAATATGCATGAGATCGGATATTCCCTAAACCGTCAGTTTGGACCAGAAGAATGGACGTTGTACAAAGGACTTCCATTATATAATTTTGTAGATAACCATGATGTGGAGAGAATCGCAAGTCAGTTAGAGGATAAAGAGCATTTACCATTGATCTATGCAATGGAATTTGCGATGCCAGGAGTTCCGGGTGTTTACTATGGAAGTGAATGGGGAATGGAAGGAAAGAAAGAACAGGGAAGTGATGACAGCTTGCGTCCAAGAATCCATAAAGAAGATTTAGTAGAAAATGAATTAACAAACTATATTGCACAATTGGCAAAAGTAAGAGCTGGATCACCAGCTTTAAAATACGGAGATTACTTACAATTAGCGATCGCACCAGATGTTCTTGTATTCCAGAGAAGAACGAATGAAGACCGCATCATTTTTGCAATGAACTGTGGTGATGGCGAATTTACAGCACATTTTGATGCTCAGGCAGGATGCGGGATTGATCTGATCACAGGAGATTCCGTTGATTTTGGAGGGGGACTTACGATCCAAGGAAAAACAGCAATGATAATTCGAACAGAAGAGGTATCCCTTCCTTGA
- a CDS encoding RNA-guided endonuclease InsQ/TnpB family protein has protein sequence MRKLLKSFKTEINPTEEQKAKIRKTIGTCRYIYNFYLAHNKELYNKGEKFMSSNQFRVWLNNEYLPKHPECFWIKEAYSKAVTQAVNNGQAAFIRFFKHQSSFPRFKKKNRSDVKMYFVKNNPKDCRCQRHRINIPSLGWVRIKEKGYIPTTKDGYVIKSGHVSIKAGRYYVSALVEIPNNKIANSFNEGIGIDLGIKDFAIVSNGKIYKNINRSVRLKKLGKQLIREQKNLSRKYENLKKGESTQKANIQKQRLKVQKLHHKIDNIRTDHINKTIAEIVKTKPSYITIEDLNISGMMKNKHLSKAVASQKFYEFRIKLQAKCNENGIELRVVDRWYPSSKTCHCCGAIKKDLKLSDRIFKCDCGYSEDRDFNAALNLRDATTYEIA, from the coding sequence ATGAGGAAATTGCTAAAGAGCTTCAAGACAGAAATAAATCCAACAGAGGAGCAGAAAGCCAAAATTCGTAAAACAATAGGAACTTGTAGATATATTTACAACTTCTACCTTGCTCATAATAAAGAGCTTTATAATAAAGGCGAAAAGTTTATGAGCAGTAACCAATTTAGAGTATGGCTTAACAATGAGTATCTTCCAAAGCATCCAGAATGTTTTTGGATTAAGGAAGCTTATTCAAAAGCAGTAACACAAGCAGTAAATAATGGACAAGCCGCATTTATAAGATTTTTTAAACATCAGAGTAGTTTCCCTAGATTCAAAAAGAAGAATAGATCTGATGTGAAAATGTATTTTGTAAAGAACAATCCAAAAGATTGCCGTTGTCAAAGACACAGGATCAATATTCCATCACTTGGTTGGGTTCGCATTAAAGAAAAAGGATATATTCCAACAACAAAAGATGGATATGTAATTAAAAGCGGTCATGTGTCAATAAAAGCTGGTAGATACTATGTTTCAGCTCTTGTAGAAATTCCAAATAACAAGATAGCTAATAGTTTCAATGAAGGAATTGGTATCGACCTAGGGATAAAGGATTTTGCCATTGTTTCCAATGGTAAAATTTATAAGAACATTAATAGATCAGTAAGATTAAAAAAACTTGGAAAACAACTTATTCGAGAACAGAAAAATCTTTCTCGAAAGTATGAAAATTTAAAGAAAGGAGAATCTACTCAAAAAGCAAATATACAAAAACAGAGGCTTAAAGTACAGAAACTTCATCATAAAATTGATAACATTCGTACGGATCACATCAATAAAACAATCGCAGAGATAGTGAAAACCAAACCATCTTATATAACGATAGAAGATTTAAATATATCAGGAATGATGAAGAACAAACATCTTTCAAAGGCAGTTGCTTCGCAGAAGTTTTATGAATTCAGAATAAAGCTTCAGGCGAAATGCAATGAAAACGGAATTGAACTTCGAGTTGTAGACAGATGGTATCCATCATCTAAAACCTGTCACTGTTGCGGAGCAATCAAGAAAGATTTAAAACTTTCAGATAGAATTTTCAAATGTGATTGTGGTTATAGCGAAGATAGAGATTTCAATGCTGCACTTAATTTGAGAGATGCTACGACTTACGAAATTGCATAA
- a CDS encoding DUF4250 domain-containing protein, which translates to MIPKDPVMLLSYINTQLRDFYDSYEDLCKSLDLDQNEVKQKLSMIGYEYDESLNQFK; encoded by the coding sequence ATGATACCAAAAGACCCAGTGATGTTATTAAGCTACATCAATACACAATTACGAGATTTTTACGATTCATACGAAGACCTGTGTAAGTCACTCGATCTCGATCAAAATGAAGTAAAACAAAAGCTTTCCATGATCGGATACGAATATGATGAATCATTAAATCAGTTTAAGTAG